From the genome of Lutra lutra chromosome 8, mLutLut1.2, whole genome shotgun sequence:
AAGCTATGTTCCACCTGGGCATCCCCACCACCCGGGCCGGGGCCTGCGTCACGTCCCAGTCCACGGTGGCCCGAGACGTGTTCTACGATGGCAATCCCAAGTACGAGAAGTGCACAGTCGTGCTGCGCATAGCTTCCACCTTCCTGAGGTAACACTGCTGCCTCCCGCGGGCGGGCACACAGTCCCGTGCAGGAAGTGACCTGCGAGGGACACACGTGCGGGGAGCCCATGCCCCGGCTGGGCTCCGGCTGTGGGCGAGGCAGGGTGCAAAAGGCACGGGGCGTTTCCTGGGTCGGGAGCCCTGTCCTGCGTGTGGGTGGCTGCTCGGGCCCCCGTTGCCcccaggagggaggaggtggcagagagGCGGCCCGTGTCCCTGGAGCGTGGCTGGCCTGAGCGGGGCGCCCTGAAGCACCAGGGAAGGGGTGGTCTCAGGCTGGCAGAAGAGAGGCTGCCCAGATGCGGGCTCTGGGACCCAGAAGGACACGAACGTCACCCAGAAAGTGGCCTTGTTCTGTGTCAGGTGCCACACCTGCTGTGCCCCCGTCCGCCGGGCCGTTGTTGCTCACACCCCCGCCATCAGCCGCAgtcctttctgcctcctccctgatGTCACCGTGCCACGTGGCATCACACGGTTCTGACCACCGGAACCCATGGCTGTTGAGGAACGGCTCTGACGTCTTCTGGTCCCCTCCGGTGGAGCCGGACGGACCCCGTGTGCTGGGGCCATTGCTGCGGTGCCTGAGCCTGAGCGCCTGGCTTTGTCTTTTGTCCTCCGGGGCCTGGAGGAGCCTGGGTGGTCGTCTGCCTCCCCCCAGGAGACCAGGGCCACTTCCCCGGGGCACTCCTGGCAGTCTGACCAGTGAGTGAGCGGAGGTGGGGAGCGCTGCGGGGCCACCCCGTGCCCGCGAACGGTAATGCTGGTCGTTAAAGCCAGAcgtgtctccagacactgcctcCCGTCCCCTGGGTGACATGAGCACTCGGTTGTAGAGCTGACCCCACTTGGGACCAGTAGGACGCCAGTCACTGACGCCGTCCTTGGCGTAGGGGGACGAGTGCAGAGCCCTGCTGGTCCCAAGCGGGTCgtgcctccctgggcctcccacAGAGGCACACGTCGTGGTGGCCAAAAGCGGAACGGGTCTGCGTGTGTCACTCCAAGACTAGTTATGCtttccttgcttttgttttaatctgGGTGTTGTCCCCGGCCTTGGCCGCGAGGCCTAGCAGCAGGCTTCTGCCTGTCACTGGAGGCTAGAGCCGTGTTTAACCCGGTACAAACGCGGGTCTTCCCTCCAGGTTTGGATCCTTTGAGATCTTTAAGTCCGCAGATGAGCACACCGGGCGCGAGGGCCCCAGCGTGGGGAGGAACGATATCCGAGCGCAAATGCTCGACTACGTGATCAGCTCGTTTTATCCCGAGATCCAGGCGGCACACGCCGAGGACCGCACGCAGAGGAACGCCGCCTTCTTCCGGGAGGTAGGGGGGGCCGTGCACCGGCGCTGCCGGCGTCCCGCCTGCTGGTGCGACTCGGTCTGCTTGGCTGATGGACAGAGGTTCTCTCTTGATGTCCCTGCCCTTCTGAGTCCCTCCCCTGTCCCAAAGCCTGTCACCTCTCGTGGGCGTTGAGCAGGACCGACTTCTTGGAAATGCTGCAAGGAGGGTCGGGGTTCTCGGACACACCCAAGGATCACTGTGTCTCAGTGGCATTGGAGGTGCTGTGTGCCCCCGCCAGGCCCAGCGGGGAAACAGGGTGGGGGAGGACTCCgctgcaggggagcctgggtgctgGTGGGACACACAGTCACAGTGGGGCCCCGGGTGTAGCGGCCTGGACCCAGCGCAGGTTTTGCTGGCTCGTGTGGTGACCTCCCTGTTTGCACCCGGTTATCCTCCTGGGCTGGAGTCGCGGGGATGGTCAAGGCTTCCTGGTGTTTCTGGTTTCATGGATAAAAGCCCAAATTAGTATACGAGAGAGACAGATGGGGTAAGTGGAAATTGGAGTCCACATGTGTGCGCTCATCCAAAgtgctcttccttctctcccgTGCCCCACGGCTGAGTGTGCACCtggagggcagagctgagggagGAGTCACTGGCAGCAGGGCTGtcctcagggagggaggggcggggcagggggcatCGTGCATCCGTCCTGCTTCAGGTGACCCGCCGCACGGCCCGGATGGTGGCGGCGTGGCAGTGTGTGGGCTTCTGCCACGGCGTGCTCAACACGGACAACATGAGCATCGTGGGGCTCACCATCGACTACGGGCCCTTCGGCTTCCTGGACAGGTGAGCCGTGCGGGGCCGCTGGGGGTGGCCTGCAGGTGTGGGGCTGCCGTTCTCCCTGTCCTGTTTGGAAACGCCTGGTCAGCCCTTCCCAGCGGCAGAAATCCCCCGGAAGGTTCCGGGATTGGAAATGGACCCGGGGGCCCgagcaggagcaggcagagggctgCGGGCCAGAGCCAGCCAGGGGAGGCCGTGCCACTCTGCTGCTGACTGAGCGGGCAGGCGTCTGTGGCTGCGGCACCTGGACCTGAACCGCTCAGACCAGCACCCCAGCGGGGCAGGGGGCGGTGGCCCCGCAGATGAGGCCTGCCTCACCCCCCCCGGGGGTCCCCTTGCCCTGTGTGGCAGGTACGACCCCGACCACGTGTGCAACGCCTCGGACAGCGCCGGGCGCTACGCATACAGCAAGCAGCCCGAGGTCTGCAAGTGGAACCTGCAGAAGCTGGCGGAGGCACTGGAGCCCGAGCTGCCCCGCGAGCAGGGGGAGGCCATCCTGGCCGAGGAGTTCGACACCGAGTTCCGCGGCCACTACCTGCAGAAGATGCGCAGGAAGTTGGGCCTGGTGCGCACGGAGCTGCCCGATGACGGGGCGCTGGTGGCCAGGCTCCTGGAGACCATGCACCTGACGGGTGAGTGAGGGCCGGTGCCTCGGCGTTTGTCCGTGAACTAGACTCAGCACAGAGTCGACTGTTTCAACCGTGcggtgtggggtgtggggtttGGAGGCAGCAGGCCCATTCACCCCGCTGGGCACCCATTGCCCCCGCCCGTCTCCCCACACAGACACCCTGTCCTCATTTCCTCCGCTTCCCGCGCCCCTGGCAGCCCCATTCCAGCATCTGTCTCTGAATCTGACTCAACGCGGGGCTCTCGGTGATACGGGCCCATGCAGGGTCTGTCCCATGACCGCGCCGAGGACAGCGTCCCCAAGGCCCCCGATGGTGTGGTGGGTGTCGGCCTTCTGGGCCTCTCAGGGCTGAGTGAAAGCCCGCGGTGTGGACGGACCACACGTCCCTCCTCCGTCATCGCTGGTGCATGTGCCGTGGGATGTCTTCCCCTTGGCCTGTGTGGGTAACGGCACCACGGAGACAGACGTATGGACATCCGTTTGAGTCCCTGCCCTCGGTTCTCCCAGCACCGCGCGAGCACAAGCGTCCATGTGCGCGTCCCTCCAGCTCTCGGGAgtgctctgcctccttccccaaacTGGCTTTTACGAAACTGAGGACGTGTCCTTCCGTCCCtgtttgtttttaccattgtGCATGGCTGAGAGGAGCCCGTGGCCGTCCTCCTCCCCTTGTGTCCTGTCTTAGGTCAAACCGTCGCAGGGGAGCGCGGCAGCTTGCCCAGCAGGCGCTGATGTCTcgcggttctggaggctggagggcgGAGGTCAGGCTGCCGTGTGGTCGGGTTGCTGCTGAAGGCCTCCTTCCCCGCGGGGGACCGAGAGGGAGCGAGGGCACAGACCCTGTCGGAGGCCACCGCCGTCCTTGCCCGGGTGCTGCTCTGCGGTGTCTCTGCTCTGGTATCCGGGCGACGCTGCTCTcatgagtttggaaatgttcccTCCTGTTCCAGAAGCTTGGGAAGAACTGGTGATCACCCCCTCATTCAGCAGAGCTCAGCGGTGAGGCCTCTGGTGCTACCGTTGTCTTTGCCGGGAGGTTCTGATTGCCCAGTGTCCTCACTTGCCTCAAGACTTCCCGGATTTTGTGTCTTCTGAGTCCGTTTTGGCAGACGGCGTTTCCAGGGCCTCGGCCGCTTCATCTGCGCGTCGGGCGCATCAGCAAGGAGTCGCCCGGTCTCTTACAGCCGTTTCTGCGTGATGGGCGGTCACAGCCCCACTCCCGTTCCCGATCTTAGTTACTTACCTATAACCAAAAACGTCCATcttcttgatcttttcaaagaatcaacaaCTCTAGGTTTCAGtgacttttgcttcttttttgttgtttcgtTTAACTCTGCTGTACCCTCTGTCCCCTTGCTGTCGGCTAGCCTTCGTCTTCGTGTTCTCTTTCTGGCGCCTTAGGTGTAAGGGTAAGTTATTGGCCGAGGCTTTTTTCCCTTTGAGAGGAACCGACCTGGAACAGTGTCAGGGGTACGCGATTCACTCTGTCGGGGTCACGAAACCATTGACGTCCATCACCCCACAGCTgcaagttcccttttctccttgtGCTCTTCCGCCGTCGGTGATCAGCACCGTTAAGTTCCCGTCCGACCGCTGCTTTCGTGGCGACCTATCGAATTCAGTACTTGTGTTTCCACATTCTCCTGCCCCTAAGTATTTTCTGacttcccttgtgatttctttttggaCCCCCTGGTTAATCTTCACACTCTCTGGGAAATCTCTGGTTCTCCTCCTCTTTGTGCGTTCTGTCTTCGTCCCGTCGTGGTTGGAGAAGACGCCGGTCTCTTTAAGCAGGTTGACTTGCTTTATGGCTGAACATGTGGTCTGTCCGACAGAGTGGCCTGACCGCGTCCAAGGTCCTCGTCGGTCTGCCGTGCGGACGATCCATCCATCAGGGCGGGGCACTGAAGCCTCTAGCTCCCAGGGAACCGTTCCATTCTCCTTCCGTTCCACAAGTGCTCGGTTTGTATGTTTTTAACCGGGACACCTTCTGGGTGGACGGGCTGGCCGACAGTGGCGGGCCGGCCCCGCTCTGCAGCTTCCGGTCTCCCTGCACTACTtttcctgtcccttccctttaGACCGGACAAGCTGAAATTACGTTTTTTCTTAGTTCGAGCTGCCAATCTCGTTTAGCAACGAATCCACTTAAAGTCCTTGCTGATGAGGACTTCGGTCGTTATCTGTGTCCTCACCGATTTCACCCCTCGTTTTCTCTGCTACGGCTTTGTGTCTGCACCGCCTGGTCCCTTCTCGtttccttttgtgtctgtctCCAGGATGTTCTCCCGGGTTGACAATGATTATGTTTAACAAGTCAGGCCGAGGACCTCCAGCGTCTGCTGTATGTTGAGCCTGTGTGTTTGGACGCGTGTCAGGGGCTTGTCCTCGATGCTCTGCCACACCAAGCAGGCAGTGAGGATGGTGACCACAGCGGGGGTGGCCAGAGGCTGACCTCGGTGCCTTTGCCATATTTACCTGATTCATGGATAAAGGAACAAACTTACAGTGACTTGCCAGGGTCAGAGTGGTGGCCAGGCTGGGTGGTGGGTTGGGGGCGGGCATTGCCAAGGcggaggctggagggaagggtcAGGAGCCCATGGGCCTGGCGAGGCGTCCACACTTGGTGTGACAGCACCCTGAGCAGCGGCGTGTTCCAGGGGCCGACTTCACAAATACCTTCTACTTGCTGAGCTCCTTCCCAGTGGGGCCGGAGCCCCTGGGCCTGCCTGCATTCCTGGCCGCGCTCACAGCACAGTGCGCCTCCTTAGAGGAGCTGAAGCTCGCCTTCCGACCCCAGATGGATCCCCGGTGGGTACCCGGGTCTCACTTCCTTGGAATTTTACTCCAGAAGGAGACGACCGTTAAGAGCAGAGCATGCTGGGGCACCCGGGAGGGGGTGGTCAAGCCCCCGTGTCAGCAGCGCTGAGGCCCACTGGTCAGAGGGAAGGACAGCAGTGCTGTCACCACTGGGGGAGGCCAGTGGCACAGGCCAGGGAGCAGCTTCCCAGAATGGCTCTCTAGTCTGCCCAGGAAGAGCCCCAGGGCCCTCAGGTCGCAGCCAGACCAGGCTTTTCTGCGCCGTCTCCCACCGGGAAGAGCAAATGGTACCTGAGCCTGCACTCAGTAGGACGTGGGAAGCGCAGTCTCTGGGTTTTGATAAACAAGACAGCAGCCCGTGGTGTGAGAGAATTTAGTGCAGCAGTGCGGTGAGGACAGGCTAGCAGGACCGGGGAAGGGGGATTGGccttgcccgccccccccccgccggccTTCTGCGAGTGGGGAAGGACCCAGCCTTGGGGCCACTGTGGAGAAGTGCACAGCAGTGACCACCCCCCTCCAGCGATAAGCAGGTGCCCCATGCACCCTGGGGGCCTGCAAGTTAGCCTGCGGCACTTCCTCTCGGGGCACCCATGTCCCGAGACCTGCAAGGGCCACTGGAGAGTGGGTGGACAGCTGCCTCGCCCATGGGGCCGGGgtcaccccccgccccagggcaGTCAGCAGCGGCCCGCGGAGCTGCTAaagccaccaccacctcccctggGCCCCGATGGCCGTCTTCCAGGTGCCCAGTGGCCTCAGGACACAGCCTGCGGCCAGGGGCGGGGCCAGGCCTCATGCTGCCCCTCTGCGCAGGCAGCTCTCCATGATGCTGATGCTGGCACAGTCCAACCCTCAGCTGTTCGCGCTCATGGGCACGCGGGCAAGCGTCACGGAGGAGCTGGAGCGCATGGAGCAGCAGTCGCGGCTGCAGCAGCTGAGTCCTGCGGAGCTGCTGAGCAAGAACAGGGCCCACTGGACCGACTGGCTCCAGGAGTACGGGTGAGGCCGTGGGGGCCGGGCGCCAGCGACCCCCGCGCGAGGAACTGAACGAAGGAGTGGCGGGGGGGGTCCACTGGAAAAATGAACCTGGATGATTCCAGAGCCCGGCTGGAGAAGGACAAGGAGGGCGTGAGCGACCAGGACGCCTGGCAGGCCGAGCGCACACGCGTCATGCACGCCAACAACCCCAAGTACGTCCTGCGGAACTACATCGCCCAGAATGCCATCGAGGCCGCCGAGAACGGAGACTTCTCAGAGGCAAGCGCACACCTGTCCCTCCTCCATGCTTGGGTCCCGCAGCAGGCGGCGGCCCTGGGAGCGAGGGGCAGTCCCTAAAACTCCTCTGCTTGCTCTTCTCCAGGTGCGGCGGGTGCTGAAGCTTCTGGAAACCCCGTACCACAGGGATGGGGAGCCCACCGAGGTCCCGGGGGCCACCGGGGCAGACAGCGGGGGGAACTCCTACAGCAGCAAACCCCCGCTGTGGGCGGCCGAACTGTGCGTGACGTGATCCTCGTAACGGCCTCAGAGGCCTCCACACGCGGAGTCCCGAGGCCCCGAGTCCCACCGAGTCCTTGAGGCGGCGCACACCCCGTGGGCACCCCAGCCCGTCTCTCCATGATGGCCGAGACGTCCAGTCAGGACCTGACCCGTCTCTGTCTGACGCAGACTCAGCAGCCCAGCCCGTGCTCAGCGCGCTCCCTATCAAAGCCGCTTTGTGCAAGGACAGGAGCTCAGCAGAGGGAAGCGGCCAGCGGGGAAGGGGCGGAGCAGCCCCAGCCCACCTTGCTGGCCTTAGGCCACTCAACCGCAGGCCCCAGCGTGGCTCCTGCCTACTGGGGAAACACAGCCCCCAAATAAACCAGCAGCTTCCCTGGCGCATCTCTTGGTGGCTCTGCCCCTGGCCCGGCTGCCTGGGGAAAAGGTGCtggtggtggaggggggctggggagtatggggggggggggggcgccggaACACACCTGTGTTGCACAGCCTCAGGCGTCCTGATAGTAGTTGTTGAAGTTGATGCGCAGCAGGAAGTCCTCCAGGTGGGGCTGGTAGCCTCGGTTCACCAGCTTGGTCACCACTGGAGGGACGGGGAGCAGCTCAGCCAGGCCCGCCTCCGGGCTCCTGCCCCGCTGTCCCCAAGCCCTCCTGGCCCTGGGGGACAGTCACCTTTAAAGAGGAAGTGGGAGTAGTACTTAAAGGTGCTGTAGGACTGCTGCATGAGGGCGAAGTTGGGGTGCTCCGCGCCCCGGGGGCCGCCGGCGGGGACCCAGGGCTGGGAGATGAGCTGGCTGCGGAACTTGAGCACGAGGCTGAAGACGCTGTGGATGACGTTCATGACCGGCGCGGCCTTCTCGGTCAGCAGGCCCCTGGGGAAGCGCGCGGCCGCCGGTGAGGGGCGCCCGGGCCCCGGACGCGCACGCGCAGAGGTGCCCCGGGCGCCCGGCTCACCGGAACACGGCCTTGTGCAGGTACTCGGCGTGCGCGCGCTGGATGTCCTCGAGGTCGCCCACCTGCGCCAGCCGGGCCCGGAACTCGCACCAGGTGACGTGCAGGATCTGGTTGGCGATGTAGCCCTGCGTGACCTTGACAAAGTGCTGCATCTCGTGCTTGAAGAGCTGCAGCTGGCGGAACTGCACGGAGCCGGCCGCGCGGCTCACCAgagctgcgggggcgggggggggggtgtcaggcGTGCACGCGCGGGGCTCACCAgagctggggggttgggggttgggggcggggtcAGGCGTGCACGCGCGGGGCTCACCAgagctggggggttgggggcggggtcTGGCGTGCACGCGCGGGGCTCACCAGAGCTGGGGGGTTGGGGCGGGGTCTGGCGTGCACGCGCGGGGCTCACCAGAGctgggggggttgggggcggggtcAGGCGTGCGCGCGCAGCCCAGGACGAGCCAGGCTCGGGCCGCCCTCACCTGCGCGCTTCAGGTGGAAGCAGACGTCCTTGAGCGTCCACATCATGAGCTTGAGctgcagcaggaaggagaagatgCCGCTGTACCTGCTCAGGCAGCCCTCAGTGAGCACCACGTTCAGGGGCCAGTCGACCTGCGGGCGAAGCCAGCTCAGCACACCTCTGCGGggacttcccccccccccccccccccccccccccccccgccactcaGCCAGGCCCTGCTGACCTTGTACCTGAGCTCCAGGCAGCTCAGCACATCGGGCGCATTGGGGGCGAAGGCCTCGGGCAGGAACTTGAGGGCAAAGGAGAGGTTGGCGGCGTGCGGCGTGTCGCCGTGCAGGCTGTACCGCAGGGCCTTGCTGAGCACGGAGTTGAGCACCAGTGGGTTGAGCAGCTCCCCAGGCGTCTGGCCCGCCCCCAGCTGTGGCAGGAGAGGGCATAGGCGTCCCAAGGGAGTCCCGGCACCGGGGCCGGCAGCCACGCCCGCGCCGCACCCCACGGTTACCTTCTCAAAGAGCAGGTCGCTGAGCGACTGTGCGAACTCGCCGTCCTCCATGAGCAGGAAATGCCGCAGCGCCTCGAAGTGCGCCTCCAGCCGCAGCTCCACGAAGAAGTAGTCCACGGCAGCCTTGTTCACCAACGAGACGCTGGCCGGAGGGGGTCAGGGTCAGGGGCAGTGGGGCGCAGGGCGGGCAGggcgggcagggcaggggtgggcacTCACTGCGCAGCCAGCGGGGCGCTGATGGAGTGCTTCATGAGCACAGGCAGCGGCAGGAGCTCGCTCAGCTGCACCGCGGTCTCATCTGCGTCCGATGGGACGCGGGGGTCCTCCGGGAGGGCGAAGGCCCGGGGAAGCCCATGGTGTAGCAGGTGGGCAACAGGAGGCTCTGCTATGGGATGGAAGATGACCGTTCAGCACAGGGGACACGCTGGGCTTCCGCCTGCCCGCCTGCCCGCCACAGCGACCGGCCACTCACACATGGCCTCATAGCTGTCCGGGTACTGCTCCAGCCCGTACTGCTCTGCCAGACCCGCTAGGTAGGCCTGCTCCTGGCCCCAGCGCTGGGCCGCGGCCACCTCCTCACCAAGGCCGGGGCTGCTCTGGGCCGCCACGTCATCCTAGGAAGGAAAGGGACAGTGGGATGCCCTACGTGCAGCCCCATCCTGGCAGGCCAGATCCCTAACCCCATCTGTCCTCACCTGTGAGCTTGGAGGGTGACTTGGAGAGAGGTCCTCCGTGTCCCTACTCGGTCCCGGTCCTAAGCAACACAAGTGGGGCAGGAGTAGTATGAGGGCCAAGTGCCCCTCCACAGTGGGAcctcccaggtccccaggactgcagactccctgcccagacCCCTCCTGGGCCCACAGATGCCACCAGTGATAGGAGAGCTGTAGGGGTCCCACTGACCTGGCTCTTCAGGGATACCATCACCCAGGTCCACAGATGCAGCCACTGCGGACGGCAAAGCCTGGAGGCCATGTGGCTCCCCACCACTGGAACCAGCCGTCTCTGCAGGCAGTCGTGGCTCGTGCTCACAGACGGGACTCTGTGCTCCCAGACTGAGACCCGACTGAGACACCTGGTCAGTGAGGCTCTGGCAAGGCCTGGGCATATTGGGCTGGCCTTGCCCAGAGAGTGCACTCAGCGCCATGTGGGACTGAGACATGTGTCCGTGGACATTCCACCGCGGTCGGGAGGGGGCCACATCCCACACGTTCTCCCCCACCTTGATGCTGGCGTCAGACACGTGTCCGTGGACATTCCACCGCGGTCGGGAGGGGGCCACATCCCACACGTTCTCCCCCACCTTGATGCTGGCGTCAGACACGTGTCCGTGGACATTCCACCGCGGTCGGGAGGGGGCCACATCCCACACATTCTCCCCAACCTTGATGCTGGCATCAGACACGTGTCCATGGACGTTCCACCGTGGTCGAGAGGGGGCCATCCCAGAAGTACAGCCGCCTATGGGAACGCTGCCCTCTGACACATGCTCAAGGAGCTGCCCCATGGCCTGACTGCTCCCTTCCTGGGGGACGGTGTGCCcagcggggtgggggtgaggcagagCCACGTGCCTATCTGGGACACCTGTGTCCTCTGGCTGTGTGACACTGTCCCGCCACAGCTGCTGCCCCTCATTGCTGGAGCCACCTCCTACAGTCTGCAGGGACCCTGGGGAAGCCAAAGGGGCCACAGCGGGCCTCAGGATGGTTCTGAAATCATACTCCTGTGACCCAGCAGGCCCTGTGGCCACCACATCGGATGGAGCCGAGGGAGGCAGGTCGGAGCCGATGGTTTGTAATGCCTCCTCCAGGACAGGGGCCGCACCAGCATGCGCAGGCGTCTCGGCCTCCCGGGCTCTGGGCAGGAAGTCTTGGATGCTGAGGCCCTCGGAGAACGgccccagcccggccccgggCCCTGGCTGCGGCTCAGCTCCTGGCCCCGAGCCGCAGGCCCCTGCAGCTGGTGGCCTGACTTGCTCCGGCGTCCCCACGTTCAGGCAGTCCCAGGCAGCCACATGCCGCGGCTCTGCACACCCGGAGTCGGAGCTGCTGCCACCGGCGGGGTGCTCACAGCCCAAAGACAAAGTCTGAAACACAAGTGGGTGTCAGTCTCCGAAGCTCGGTTCTGCAACCAGCACCAAAGCTCATGGAGCCGGGAACTGTTGGAACAGGCCGGTGCAGACGTGAGGCATCCAGTTCCCAACCCCATGCTCTGCGCCCGAACCCTGCCCCCGGCTCCTCACCTGGGACCCAGCAACAGGGAGGACAGCCAGTGGCTCCAGGGCCTTCCCCTCAGACACGTCCTTCAGCATCCCCTGAAACGCAGCGAACAGTGGTGAGCACCTAGCCCTGCACCATCCAACCCAAAGCCTCTGCACCCAACACACAGAAGCCACGGCTCCCAACTGCCCAAACGGGCCACAGCACGGA
Proteins encoded in this window:
- the SELENOO gene encoding protein adenylyltransferase SelO, mitochondrial isoform X2 — its product is MAALGAALRASLAAARTRSAPLGHRPPHAPCSASAAARGAAMEPAPRWLAGLRFDNRALRALPVETPPAGPEGAPSSPRPVPGACFSRVRPAPLRQPRLVALSEPALALLGLGAPPADAAAREAREAEAALFFSGNALLPGAEPAAHCYCGHQFGQFAGQLGDGAAMYLGEVCTAAGERWELQLKGAGPTPFSRQADGRKVLRSSIREFLCSEAMFHLGIPTTRAGACVTSQSTVARDVFYDGNPKYEKCTVVLRIASTFLRFGSFEIFKSADEHTGREGPSVGRNDIRAQMLDYVISSFYPEIQAAHAEDRTQRNAAFFREVTRRTARMVAAWQCVGFCHGVLNTDNMSIVGLTIDYGPFGFLDRYDPDHVCNASDSAGRYAYSKQPEVCKWNLQKLAEALEPELPREQGEAILAEEFDTEFRGHYLQKMRRKLGLVRTELPDDGALVARLLETMHLTGADFTNTFYLLSSFPVGPEPLGLPAFLAALTAQCASLEELKLAFRPQMDPRQLSMMLMLAQSNPQLFALMGTRASVTEELERMEQQSRLQQLSPAELLSKNRAHWTDWLQEYGARLEKDKEGVSDQDAWQAERTRVMHANNPKYVLRNYIAQNAIEAAENGDFSEVRRVLKLLETPYHRDGEPTEVPGATGADSGGNSYSSKPPLWAAELCVT
- the SELENOO gene encoding protein adenylyltransferase SelO, mitochondrial isoform X1 — translated: MAALGAALRASLAAARTRSAPLGHRPPHAPCSASAAARGAAMEPAPRWLAGLRFDNRALRALPVETPPAGPEGAPSSPRPVPGACFSRVRPAPLRQPRLVALSEPALALLGLGAPPADAAAREAREAEAALFFSGNALLPGAEPAAHCYCGHQFGQFAGQLGDGAAMYLGEVCTAAGERWELQLKGAGPTPFSRQADGRKVLRSSIREFLCSEAMFHLGIPTTRAGACVTSQSTVARDVFYDGNPKYEKCTVVLRIASTFLRFGSFEIFKSADEHTGREGPSVGRNDIRAQMLDYVISSFYPEIQAAHAEDRTQRNAAFFREVTRRTARMVAAWQCVGFCHGVLNTDNMSIVGLTIDYGPFGFLDRYDPDHVCNASDSAGRYAYSKQPEVCKWNLQKLAEALEPELPREQGEAILAEEFDTEFRGHYLQKMRRKLGLVRTELPDDGALVARLLETMHLTGADFTNTFYLLSSFPVGPEPLGLPAFLAALTAQCASLEELKLAFRPQMDPRQLSMMLMLAQSNPQLFALMGTRASVTEELERMEQQSRLQQLSPAELLSKNRAHWTDWLQEYGARLEKDKEGVSDQDAWQAERTRVMHANNPKYVLRNYIAQNAIEAAENGDFSEVRRVLKLLETPYHRDGEPTEVPGATGADSGGNSYSSKPPLWAAELCVTUSS